From the genome of Nitrospirae bacterium YQR-1:
TGGTTTTGATAGTGTCGTAGAGAGTCTCGCCCTTAACTACACTACTTGTCGGAACGGCAAAGTTGATAACATCGGTGCTGAGTCTTTTCTCGGCAAGCTCAAAAGACGTCTTTGTTCTTGTTGACGGCTCAAAAAAGAGATTAACGGCTGTCTTACCTCTTAATGCCGGCACCTTCTTAATATCCCTGCTGAGAACGTCTTTAAAAGAAGAGGCTGTTTCAAGCACAAGCTTAATGTCCTCCACGGATGTGCTTTTTATGTCTATAAGGTGTTTTCTCACTTTCTATTCAACTCGTTGAATTACCACGGAGTCCTCATCATGGCCGCGTTCCTGAAGAAGAACTTTTATTTGCTCGGTTTTAGAGGTTGGGATGTTTTTTCCAACGTAGTCGGCTCTGATGGGTAATTCCCTGTGCCCTCTGTCTATCAATACGGCCAGTTGCACGGCGGCAGGCCGTCCGAGGTCCATGAGAGCATCCAGTGCTGCACGAATCGAACGCCCTGTGTATATGACGTCATCAACCAAAACAATTTTCTTATCTGTTATATCAAACGGCATGTCTGTTTTTTTAACTACAGGATGTGTTTTTTTGATATTGAGGTCATCGCGGTAAAAGGATATATCAAGGGCGGCAACAGGCACTACGGTATCCTCTATGTTTTTAATAGCAGCGGCAAGCCTTTTAGCAAGGTCAACACCACCGCTCTGAATTCCCACCAGGCAGAGTCCCTCACAGCCCTTATTTCTCTCTGCTATCTCGTGCGCTATACGCAACAGGACTCTGGTGATGTCTTGTTTACTTAAAAGTTCACGCTTCATTTGCTTGCTTTAAAACTCCGCCTTAACGATTAAGAATTCAGAATGGGCGGCAGACGAAAAAACCTTTCCCCTGATAAGGAAAGGCTGTCTCCATATGGAATACATTTTTTTCATACCTTATCAGCCTCACAGGACCATCCTTTAAAGGTAATCTATTACAACACATCACAACGGACTTTGTCAATTATTAAAATATCAGCTATTTTGTTGGGGGTATTTGCTTCTTAGGTTTTATATATATTGCCATTGTTTTATTAACACAACCGCCCGGGAATTATTATAAAAACCATTGTTTTAATTCATTTTTTTAAGAAGTTACATTTCTACGCTTAAGCAGTGCAGCATCAATGGATTTTTCAACACGAATAAGCATAGCCTGAAGGTTTTCCGCTGAAATCGAAAGCGGAGGCATAATCACTAAAACATTACCAAGCGGCCTGATAAAGACCGACCGTTTGCGCGCCTCCATGGCTACCTTCCACCCCGCCTTTTCCTCAAACTCATATGCAGTCATCGTGCCCCTGTCCTTTATAAGCTCAACAGCGGCCATCATACCATACGCTCTCACATCACAAACATGTGGATGACTGAATATCCGGTTTAGCCGGTCCCTGAGTATTTTTATCTTAGGTTTTAAATTTTCAATCACATTGTCTTTTTCAAAAATATCTAAAGAAGCTAACGCCGCCGCACAACCCAGTTGGTTACCCGTATAAGAATGGCCGTGAAAAAAGGTTTTCTTATCACGGAATTCACCTAAAAAAGCGTTGTAAACATCCTCAGTGGCAATTGTTGCTGCAAGGGGCAAATAGCCGCCGGTGATTCCCTTTGAGAGACATATAATATCCGGTGCCACACCCTCGGCCTCACACGCAAACATTGTGCCCGTTCTGCCAAAGCCGGTTGCCACCTCATCGGCTATCAGAAGTGTGTCATAAGA
Proteins encoded in this window:
- the pyrR gene encoding bifunctional pyr operon transcriptional regulator/uracil phosphoribosyltransferase PyrR yields the protein MKRELLSKQDITRVLLRIAHEIAERNKGCEGLCLVGIQSGGVDLAKRLAAAIKNIEDTVVPVAALDISFYRDDLNIKKTHPVVKKTDMPFDITDKKIVLVDDVIYTGRSIRAALDALMDLGRPAAVQLAVLIDRGHRELPIRADYVGKNIPTSKTEQIKVLLQERGHDEDSVVIQRVE